CCCGCTGATCACACCGCGGAGGAACCAGCGTGGGCCGTCGACGCCGACGAATCGCGCCAGTCGCAGCTCGGATCCCTCGCTCGCCGGTGCGGGCACCTCCGCGAGGAGCTCCTTGCCCAGCGACCCCTCCCGCTCCTCGACTCGACCGCCCTGGGCGCGGATCTGGTCGCGCAGCTGCACGCGCGTCTCATCCCAGAGCCCGCCGGAGCGCGGAGCCGCGAACGGCTGCACCTGCAGAGAAGAGTCGGCGTAGTCGAGGCCGACGGCGACGATGCGCTTGGACTGCTCCTCCACCTCGAGGCGCAGGTTCAGCCCTTCGCGCGGAAGGATCTTAATGCCGCCGAGATCGATGTAGGGGCGGACGGGATTGGCCTCGGAGTCGTCGAGGGGACCCTCAGTCGCGCGGTTCGCGGGTGCGGACTTCGCTGGTGTCGCGTTGTTGTCAGTCATTGGTCTTCCCTGCCTGGTATCCGGTCGATCCGAATCCGCCGTCACCGCGGACGCTCTC
This Microbacterium sp. XT11 DNA region includes the following protein-coding sequences:
- a CDS encoding DUF3710 domain-containing protein yields the protein MTDNNATPAKSAPANRATEGPLDDSEANPVRPYIDLGGIKILPREGLNLRLEVEEQSKRIVAVGLDYADSSLQVQPFAAPRSGGLWDETRVQLRDQIRAQGGRVEEREGSLGKELLAEVPAPASEGSELRLARFVGVDGPRWFLRGVISGAATSDLDAAAKVEDLFRSIVVVRGGAPMPPRDLIPLKMPATPGSA